Proteins encoded by one window of Cloeon dipterum chromosome 4, ieCloDipt1.1, whole genome shotgun sequence:
- the LOC135943697 gene encoding poly [ADP-ribose] polymerase tankyrase-like, giving the protein MDSIELQKWEPDFLAVSDRLRLPDFDLGVGLLRHFPLRQIKVQRVHKIKNEKLEARFGHRAAELGAEGVCERLLHGSPAAWKIADEGFDVGRSESDNLFGRGVYLTPDPATANKYAFGKLQPCPQHSDAHCVRCVRRLLVSDCLLGRPFLPSLPASTPLPWPCPPGFDSIVADPATNPAVGQFLQSPEVVVFRNDQLMPRYVVEYTISVYSRDEFAKIVGQQMRQKMQPVLWNLRPTGVFSSAS; this is encoded by the coding sequence ATGGATTCTATCGAGTTGCAGAAGTGGGAGCCCGACTTCTTGGCCGTGAGCGACAGGCTACGTTTGCCGGACTTCGATTTGGGCGTCGGGCTGTTGCGACACTTCCCACTGCGGCAAATAAAAGTGCAGCGCGTGCACAAAATCAAGAACGAGAAGCTGGAGGCGCGTTTTGGACATCGGGCGGCTGAGCTGGGGGCCGAGGGGGTGTGCGAGAGGCTGCTGCACGGCTCGCCGGCCGCCTGGAAAATCGCGGACGAAGGTTTCGATGTGGGCCGCAGCGAAAGCGACAATTTGTTCGGCCGCGGCGTGTACCTGACGCCCGACCCTGCCACCGCCAACAAATACGCGTTCGGCAAGCTACAGCCGTGTCCACAGCACTCGGACGCCCACTGCGTCCGCTGCGTGCGGCGGCTGCTGGTGTCCGACTGTCTGCTCGGCCGGCCCTTCCTCCCCTCGCTCCCCGCTTCCACCCCTCTGCCCTGGCCGTGCCCTCCAGGGTTCGACTCGATCGTGGCCGATCCCGCCACCAACCCCGCCGTGGGCCAATTCCTCCAGAGCCCCGAAGTGGTCGTCTTCCGCAACGACCAGCTGATGCCTAGATACGTCGTTGAGTACACCATCTCCGTCTACTCGCGTGACGAGTTTGCCAAAATTGTGGGCCAGCAAATGCGGCAAAAAATGCAGCCGGTCCTTTGGAATCTCCGCCCGACAGGTGTTTTCTCTTCGGCATCGTGA